The genomic window aaccctaaccctaacccacaccTGCCAACCTCTGGCCATCAAGACTTTATTGCAGTTTCAAGCAGGTCGATTGTGAATTCTCTCTCaagtgttgggcaaaataacctgccgagtacatcacatgtacattacaaatatagctaactcccaccctagcctgatgagcacatcacatggcaggcacattacaatatagtcaactctttctctaacccaacgaacacataacacaaacatgataatatagtcagctcaaggccggagccgaaggccccatttcccaaccaggcaaatggtggacactcagacaatgcaccagtcatcctcaagaacgggagagccacatttgtttatcacacaggagacacttcgaggagctctcccccgttaggaggaacacaagagatacacatgcatataccagggcctctgggcctgagagccaaggtcaagcaaaaaacacacagaaccacacacacctcaaacgcacacagctcatcgagaggaggatacagcataagactgtatcacacagggactcttcatcttcttctgaagcagaccttccacggaggcgaagctctggacgaaccatcagcgctgattagggacttagacatattcgatctctcacgctttatgactctgtataaccgttgccactttacttaataaatccaaggtcctcgtgccgacagactttattacctctccgtctcatttcatctggtccagtaactagacagaccgtttttcccctcagctACCTCTCCTTCGAATCTAGGTAGatatttagttattttcctAGTATTGGCCCCAGACAAGCGCTACACTTGGGTAAACATTAGCTGATTTGATTATTGACACCTGCAATGTGGCGAGGATCTGAAACTGTATAAATAACTCTGTCAAACTGTATTCTGGACTCATTCTGCTAGAGGAGTCTAAAGTATGCATGCATTAAACCTAAGTTATAAATGTTCTACAAGTGTTGTGTGCTTTTTGTATTCAGAAATCTCATCTTTCCTAGACGCCTATATCTGTTAAAGGAAATTGCCACGactatattaaatataaatatgacatgttacttaaaaaataaccaaatatCTTTGGCTAAACGCTCCACCGGCCCCATCTGCAACACAAAGCACCCCAGGGCGTCAGGGGACTACACAGAATGAATGAGATGGTGATGTGCCCTCAGTTTGAAAAGAGGGCTGGGCTAAACAACAGCTactcctctaaccctaaccctaacccacactGACAACCTTCTGGCCATCAAGACTTTATTGCAGTTTCAAGCAGGTCGATTGTGAATTCTCTCTCACGGACATCCAAGCATCTCCAGCCAACAGGTGAGGACGGGCTGACCCTGTGTCTCTAGTGATGGTTACCACTCGTACCAAACattgcatttgttgttttatttccaCTTGTCCTTTAAACTTAAGCATGACAGAAAGGCTCAattaatctatttttttttggggttagggttagggtctttGGATCTTTTTTAAAATGTTCTTATCGTTATTAATATTGAATATCTTTTAttgtttaaatacatttttatattcgAACTCCCACCAGACAGGGAATTAGTACTATGGTATTCGTGTCTGTGCCAGGAAGGACTCATGTTTGTTCTGTGCTCTTCAGGATGCCCTGCGCTGTCTTATCCATCCTGGTGATCTTTGTGTGTCTCGCACCGATACTGGAAACACTGAGCAGCACACTGGTAAATATGTCCGGTCTTTTTCTACTCTGCGAAGAGCTGCAGTTCTTCTGGATAAAAAGCACGATACAGCAACGCTTACATTTCTCCACCGATTTCAATGACTCGTGTTAAATACAAAAGTAAAGCCAATACAATAATAtgattttaatttgattttaaaGCTGCTTGGTGAAAAGGTTTGCGGCCACGCCCAACTGAAGAGCGATCAAGGCGTGTTCATGGGCCTGGTGATAACGAGACGCCTCGTCGGTTATGACGCTTacgcgtgttcccgacagcgaccgttcatgtgcactgcgttcggaatctaaaagttcttcacagcagggGTTTTTTATCCGATGAAAACCAGTCAGAACTAATcagaacttagtaggatcagATTCAAGTTCGAACGCCTTTGTTTCCTTGTAGCCTATCACTTACTATccctttgcttttatttatgagaattacattgtattgccactggctacacttgcccttatctagagctggtttaccagtgcACACCGTTTAAAACTAAGCAAAGTCGATGCCAACAGCCGGTTACAACTTCATTCAAaagtaaagtatgtgatatgatggttgattcttCCATATTCTTAGCTTCCACGtgtgaagaaaacaaaaatcacaatttCTTGATCCAaatcttaaaggggacatattataataataataataataataataataatacatttaatttagaggcgcctttcaagacacccaaggtcaccttacagagcatatagtcatcataatttttttaaaaagcaagacattgtggaaaaaaataaataaataaataaaaataaaaaaaaataaaataaacataagcaataagaaataaataataaaaaaaaaagacaaaaaaaaagacaaaaaaaaaataaataataataataataataataataataataaacaatcagaacagtgatcagttagacgttgtgtgcgagtttgaacaagtgagttttgagttgtgacttgaaggttgaaatggtgtctgactgttttatgtgtgtaccACCAGGTACACCACCAGGTACACCaccattataccaccaggtgtgtgattagccattacaagccgttttgaaaatgtgccgcttctgacatcacaggtgggcatgtccacctagatgtgtgctggatagatcaatcTACCTGCCtaaccagtggactgtagcaaacgttgctcatctatccgtcatacatctagacACGCCCAGCTGTGATGTCAGTTAAGCAGaatattttcaaaacggcttgtaatggctcatCACACTAGCaactggtggtataataggtcccctttaatctGAATCCCAATTTGGGGCCAAATACAtcattcaaataaagaatttcAGTCGAAAACACAAAGGATTTGCCAAACATCTCCTGACGTAGATGAAGAAAGCTTAAGGACACTGGAAGACATGTAGAGCAAGGGGTCATTTAACAAATGCATGCAATGCGCATGGAAATTATTTTCCATGCCTCAATTCCACCTCTTTGGGCCGCTGTTATGCCTCTTAAGGAGTTATAGCTGGCCTATACCAGTTGGACCACTTGGTCAAGGGAACAAATTTCATCAGAAACTGCAGAAAGACAAAGCCGTTACCTAACTTATGACTTCTGCTCCACCTCTCAGGATGACCGAATGAAGATGATTCAAGTTATTGAATTGGAGTTCAATTCCCTGAAGGTGAGTCACATCTCCTAAGGCGCTGTAAGACCTACGgccaggggcgccgctagggattttgggccccatgaaaagaatctttacttagtgtcattattttttctgtattataatttcatcatcattaggggcctctctgggcccccctccatcatgggcccctagaatccgtctcctttaccccccctttttGGCGCCCCTGCCTACGGCACAAATTGGGCACGGTCACTCCATTGCAAAATAAACTGACATTGGCCAGACATAAAAGGAAGAAGCTAAACTtatgatttaatttattcagGTCACAAAAATCTTTTACCCCTTTATTCTGTGTCGGGGTCCTGTCAGAGTTGATCGCACATTAATGTCCGGCTCACTggacattatcccttacatggtGTAGAAATAACAACACAAACTGTAAAACTTTGGAAATAAAAGAACatccaaatataaataaaacatatgaCATGACAATACGCAGCACAATAAAGTAACAACTTAGCTTAAGCCGCTATAAAATAACCTGTTGTTCTCGGCGCTTCCAGGACTACTACAATACCCGGAAGGAAGCCGTCGCTGAAGAGTTCAAAGAGATTGAAAGAGAACTGGACGCTACATCGGCCATATTACAACAAAGCAGTGGGCCACATTTTGAGGCCAGCAAGAAGAACTCTGAGACACTGAAGGAGTGGTACACTGAAACTAAAGATACATTTCTCCTGTTCACTGAAGTCTTTGACAACGCGTATGAGTTCTTCCAGAAGGGAATCGAGGAAGTCAAAGACCTTGTCCATGAAAACGAGGTGAACAAAGATGAATTATAATCACACCTTATTAACGTTAGCATAAGTTGACGCATTAGTAAGCATTATTATATGGCATTGGCATAGGGGTTAGAGTGAGTGGTTTCATCAATGCTGATGCGATGATGAACTATAAAATACAAACTTCCATAAAATACAAAGTGTAACCTGTTGTTCTCTGTGCTTCCAGGACCACTTCAATACTCGGATGGACGCGCTCGCAGAAGAGTTCAAAGAGATTGAAAGAGAACTGGAAGCTTCATTGGCCATGTTACATCAAGGCAGAAGGCCCAAGTTTGTGGCAAGCAAGAATTACCTTGAGAACCTGAGGGAGTGGTACTCTGAAACTAAAGATAAATTTCTCCTGTTCACTGAAGTCTTTGACAACGCGTATGAGTTCATCCATAAGGGAATCGAGGGAGTCAAAGACTTTTTCCGTGAAACCGAGGGGAACAAAGATGAATTATAATCACACCTTATTAACATTAGCATTAGTTAtacagtaataagcattattatatGGCATTAGAATAGGGGTGAGTGGGTTCTTCATCGCTGATGCGTCACTGCGTCACACACAGGATGATGGAGGGTGGAACCTGTTGGCCCGTGTCAGAAAGTGTCAGTCAGGGTCAGAGAGTTTAGGTTTCTGACTGCTTTATTGGTTAGTTTTTGTGGTCATATTTAGGATTAACTGAGTGAACATCTGTTCAAATGTCATGATTTTTGGGGTTTTGGGTCTTTCTTTTCACAATATCTCTTCTGTCTGAGTTTGTATACAGATCTTGTAAACTCTCCCTAATTACTGGTAAATATACGAATAGATAAATGTTTTTGTCATATCTTGGTATTCTCATTTGTTTggagtattatttttttttgccttgtGAAAAAGTATAGAAGAGAAGCTGATATTTATTTGGCAACAGACTTTGACAAACCGAATGCAGGTCTCTGAACACGCCCTAGCCTTAAGAGAAATGCAGACTCCcgtacaaacacaacaaactaaAACATGGGAACAAAATAACAAGTGGAAATCTAGTTGAACGTTCACTGATGTGATTATTGTTACTATATTATGCTATTTACCATTTTATCgcaaataccaaatatatatatgttaatcTCTCGCATTTTGGTGGAGTGCATTCGATGTCCCAATTTGGACAAATGTAAACGCAAGAACAACAGAAGAATCTTTATAGGTTTAGGTTTAGGTGTGGTCGCTCAGTGCTttgcaaaaccaaaacaaacaaaagctctCAATCATTCAAAGCCGGTCTGCCTCGATATGGAACTACTCTGTGCTGAAGGTCTTGTGCGCAGTTCTTAGTAACTTAGTAACAACAAGCGGTAAGCAGGCCCATATTAACAcgatacacccccccccccccccccccccaatacacaCCAAAAATATCAGACCTAAGCAAGGGGATTTCTTCAATGTAATTGACTAACTTGTCCAACCACATACATGTAGGCATATGATCAATGAGCAATGTATTCCAATGTCTCAATTCAAAATGTCTATCAATTCAAAAAGCACAGCGCTCAAATCAAAACAGAAAAATCAATTTAATGTTTTTGACCCTTTTGATCTACTCCTCATATAGGCGTGTAACTCCTTCAATATCTCAAGTGGCATTTTCGTATTTCTCACACTGATCTCTCTGCGATACAAGAACGCAGTGACTCCAAAAGACGTTCTGCATTGTCTAAAGTTATGTCGTGATTTATGAGTCGTGAAGGTCGAATCATATAAAGTGGTTTGTCTTTgagtttgtgtcagtgtgtacgtgtgcgtgtgcgtctgtgtaggTGAGCGTGTGTTTTGTTGATGTGTTGCTCAATGGGTAGTATTACGTATGCATGTTTTCCATGTTTCCATTGTTTGATCATGTTTGGCATTTCATTTACCCATTATAATATATAGAAAATAGACAATTAGATATAGATAATATATCATTACTGCCAACAAATAGCTTTGGTTAATCAATCTAATGCTACGTTCAATGCCAAATGTTAAATGCTAATGCCATATGCTACGTGCTGTGTGTGAAATGAAaagtgataaaaaaatatagtGTTAATGCTAAATGCATTGTGTTACATGTTACAGGCTTTGTGCGGTATACTACATTCTCTGTCCATAATGCTCACGATAAACAAAATTTTCTAAATGTGGTCTGATAAATGATATATGCTAAAGGCTATGGGTTGAATGCCAAATGCTTTGTGCTTTATGCTAAATACTTTTGATAGATGACATGCTATGGGCTTTGTGCTGTTTGCTAAATGATCTTTCCAAAATGCAATCTGATTCCGTCTGATAAATTATACATGCTAAAGGGTATTTGTTGAATGCTAAATGCTTTGTGCTGTATGCTAAATACTTTGTGATAGATTATATGTTCTAAATGTTAGCAGCTAAATGCTATGTGCTAAATGCTTACGGGGCTAAATGCTGTTGCT from Gadus morhua chromosome 17, gadMor3.0, whole genome shotgun sequence includes these protein-coding regions:
- the LOC115529500 gene encoding uncharacterized protein LOC115529500; amino-acid sequence: MPCAVLSILVIFVCLAPILETLSSTLDDRMKMIQVIELEFNSLKDYYNTRKEAVAEEFKEIERELDATSAILQQSSGPHFEASKKNSETLKEWYTETKDTFLLFTEVFDNAYEFFQKGIEEVKDLVHENEDHFNTRMDALAEEFKEIERELEASLAMLHQGRRPKFVASKNYLENLREWYSETKDKFLLFTEVFDNAYEFIHKGIEGVKDFFRETEGNKDEL